One Thermoflexus hugenholtzii JAD2 DNA segment encodes these proteins:
- a CDS encoding ammonium transporter yields MDAMIGGLAFWAFGFALMFGGSSLAPGLERGTPLIGLSGFFLAGSAYQDQTAMLWFFQMVFAATAATIVSGAMAERTRTTAYLAYSFLISALIYPIYGHWVWGGGWLGNLSAHLPSLGEGIGARDFAGSRVVHAVGGFVALMGAAMVGPRLGRFNRDGTPNVIPGHSLTLVTLGTFILFFGWFGFNPGSTLAATDLRIAMIAVNTFLAGAAGAVVAIYFGFFRTGQLDLALACNGALAGLVGITAPCAYVAPWAAVLIGGIAALVMIGASAFVERVLRVDDVVGASAVHGFAGLWGLLAVGIFADGTYGGVRGLIVGEWAQLVAQLISILAVTAWSLGTGFLIFWLIRETIGLRVSPEEERIGLDLTEHGAEAYPSGRRLPVEAM; encoded by the coding sequence ATGGATGCCATGATCGGAGGGCTGGCGTTCTGGGCCTTCGGGTTCGCGTTGATGTTCGGAGGGTCCAGCCTGGCCCCCGGTCTGGAGCGCGGCACGCCGCTCATCGGCCTCTCCGGCTTCTTCCTCGCTGGATCTGCTTACCAGGATCAGACCGCCATGCTCTGGTTCTTCCAGATGGTCTTCGCTGCCACGGCGGCCACCATCGTCTCCGGCGCCATGGCGGAGCGGACCCGCACTACGGCCTATCTGGCCTATAGCTTCCTCATCTCCGCGCTGATCTATCCCATTTACGGCCACTGGGTGTGGGGCGGAGGCTGGCTGGGGAATCTCTCCGCTCACCTGCCGTCCCTGGGGGAAGGGATAGGGGCACGGGATTTCGCCGGATCCAGGGTGGTGCACGCGGTGGGCGGGTTCGTAGCCCTGATGGGAGCGGCCATGGTCGGCCCCCGCCTGGGCCGCTTCAATCGCGACGGCACGCCCAACGTGATCCCGGGGCACAGCCTGACCCTGGTGACCCTGGGCACCTTCATCCTGTTCTTCGGCTGGTTCGGATTCAATCCCGGCTCCACCCTGGCGGCGACCGATCTTCGGATCGCCATGATCGCGGTCAACACCTTCCTGGCCGGGGCCGCCGGGGCGGTGGTGGCGATTTACTTCGGCTTCTTCCGCACCGGCCAGCTGGATCTCGCCCTGGCGTGCAACGGGGCCCTCGCTGGCTTGGTGGGGATCACCGCCCCGTGCGCCTACGTGGCCCCATGGGCGGCGGTGCTCATCGGGGGGATCGCGGCCCTGGTGATGATCGGCGCCTCCGCCTTCGTCGAGCGCGTCCTCCGCGTGGACGATGTGGTCGGAGCTTCGGCAGTGCACGGGTTCGCCGGCCTGTGGGGTCTGCTGGCTGTAGGGATCTTCGCCGATGGGACCTACGGAGGGGTGCGGGGTCTGATCGTAGGGGAATGGGCGCAGCTGGTCGCCCAGCTCATCAGCATCCTCGCGGTGACCGCTTGGTCCCTGGGGACAGGCTTCCTGATCTTCTGGCTGATCCGGGAGACCATCGGATTGCGGGTGAGCCCGGAGGAGGAGCGCATCGGCCTGGATCTCACTGAGCACGGGGCCGAGGCCTACCCCTCCGGCCGCCGGCTCCCTGTCGAAGCGATGTGA
- a CDS encoding flotillin family protein has translation MLATGVLALVVLVGLIALWAWRYTKAGPNEVLIISGRKRKVIDPDGRKRVVGYRLVRGGAFVWPILERVQRLSLELLTIEIQTADAYTAQGVRMVVDAVAQVKVKGDEASIALAAEQFLSKSKDDIRRVALQVIEGHLRAVLGTMSVEDLYLRRAEFARQVREAARQDLERMGLDILSLTVRHIADEQGYLEAIGRPRIAQVRQQAAVAEAEADRVARIARLEAERAVEEARREREARRAEADMAYELHRHRVAQAVKREEMAVRRVEKELAIEIEEKEIERKRRELAATVELPAEAEKQRILALADAERYRLEAEAAGQAEGIRATGRAEAEAMRAKAGAWREYNEAAMAQMVVDILPALAKALAEPLSRAERIILIGDGHGGISRFTGDLAQAMAQLPALVEALTGVRLTSRLPQGLSQKAVERSD, from the coding sequence ATGCTGGCGACAGGTGTCCTGGCTCTGGTGGTGCTGGTCGGGCTCATCGCCCTCTGGGCCTGGCGCTACACCAAGGCCGGCCCGAACGAGGTGCTGATCATCTCCGGCCGCAAGCGTAAGGTGATCGATCCCGACGGGCGCAAGCGGGTGGTGGGCTACCGCCTGGTGCGGGGGGGCGCCTTCGTCTGGCCGATCCTCGAGCGGGTGCAGCGCCTCTCCCTGGAGCTGCTCACTATCGAGATCCAGACCGCGGATGCCTACACCGCCCAGGGTGTGCGCATGGTGGTGGACGCCGTGGCCCAGGTGAAGGTGAAGGGCGACGAGGCCTCCATCGCCCTGGCCGCGGAGCAGTTTCTCTCCAAGTCTAAAGATGACATCCGGCGGGTGGCCCTGCAGGTGATCGAGGGGCATCTGCGGGCAGTGCTGGGGACAATGAGCGTGGAGGACCTCTACCTGCGCCGGGCGGAGTTCGCCCGCCAGGTCCGCGAGGCGGCCCGGCAGGACCTGGAACGCATGGGCCTGGACATCCTCTCCCTCACTGTGCGGCACATCGCCGATGAGCAGGGCTATCTGGAGGCTATTGGCCGGCCGCGGATCGCTCAGGTGCGTCAGCAGGCGGCCGTGGCCGAGGCCGAGGCGGATCGGGTGGCCCGCATCGCCCGGCTGGAGGCCGAGCGAGCGGTGGAGGAAGCGCGGCGGGAGCGGGAGGCCCGGCGCGCGGAAGCGGACATGGCCTACGAGCTGCATCGCCACCGCGTCGCCCAGGCCGTCAAGCGGGAGGAGATGGCGGTCCGCCGGGTGGAGAAGGAGCTGGCCATTGAAATCGAGGAGAAGGAGATCGAGCGCAAGCGGCGGGAGCTCGCGGCAACAGTCGAGCTGCCGGCGGAGGCGGAGAAGCAACGCATCTTGGCCCTGGCGGATGCGGAGCGTTACCGGCTGGAGGCTGAGGCGGCGGGTCAGGCGGAGGGCATCCGGGCCACCGGCCGGGCGGAAGCGGAGGCCATGCGGGCCAAGGCGGGGGCGTGGCGGGAATACAACGAGGCGGCCATGGCCCAGATGGTGGTGGACATTCTGCCGGCGCTGGCGAAGGCCCTGGCAGAGCCCTTGTCGCGGGCGGAGCGGATCATTCTCATTGGGGATGGGCATGGAGGGATCAGCCGCTTCACCGGGGACCTCGCCCAAGCGATGGCTCAGCTCCCCGCCTTGGTCGAAGCCCTCACCGGCGTGCGCCTGACCTCCCGCTTGCCGCAGGGTCTCTCCCAAAAGGCCGTCGAACGTTCCGATTGA
- a CDS encoding cation:proton antiporter domain-containing protein, whose amino-acid sequence MKELSILPTLALILLSARLGGELCARLGLPPVFGELLAGLLLGPAGLGWLHPGEELRAAALLGVLLLMFLTGLETDPHGLRETGRGALMAALGGVLLPFISALALGLLAGLSWREGLFLGAALTATSVGLSVRTLRILDARRAGWG is encoded by the coding sequence ATGAAGGAGCTCTCGATCCTGCCCACGCTGGCGCTCATCCTCCTCAGCGCTCGATTGGGAGGAGAGCTTTGCGCGCGCCTGGGGCTGCCGCCGGTGTTCGGGGAACTTCTGGCGGGGCTCCTCTTGGGTCCGGCTGGCCTGGGCTGGCTCCATCCCGGGGAGGAGCTCCGGGCCGCGGCCCTGCTCGGGGTGTTGCTCCTCATGTTCCTGACCGGTCTGGAGACGGATCCTCACGGTCTACGGGAGACGGGACGAGGGGCACTGATGGCGGCCCTGGGTGGTGTGCTCTTGCCTTTCATCAGCGCGCTGGCCCTGGGGCTCCTCGCGGGGCTCTCATGGCGTGAAGGGCTCTTCCTTGGAGCCGCCCTCACTGCCACCAGCGTGGGCCTCTCCGTGCGGACCCTTCGGATCTTGGATGCGCGCAGAGCCGGGTGGGGATGA
- a CDS encoding cation:proton antiporter: protein MTILGAAVMDDILAMGLLAIVTGLVGLGQPLPSLLRMIGFLILSFGIGRWLLPPIARWIARRYPNEGGLALVVALVMGMSWAAAAWGGVAAITGAYLTGLWIARTPLQEHIPQGVQTLGDGLLIPIFFVAVGLEAQPLDRGMLSLFGMALLLLAVLSKGLGGGFGAWLGGLTPREALQVGAGMVSRGEVALVIATLGRQMGILGPGLYTDILLMTMFTTVLTPILLRLTFLEGPWPFPLRIWNPGAPASRGMGEDIARLQASRR from the coding sequence ATGACGATCCTGGGTGCCGCCGTCATGGACGACATCCTGGCGATGGGGTTGCTGGCCATCGTGACGGGGCTGGTCGGGCTGGGGCAACCGCTGCCCTCGCTGTTGCGGATGATTGGGTTCCTGATCCTCTCCTTCGGGATCGGCCGCTGGCTTCTCCCTCCGATCGCCCGCTGGATCGCCCGGCGTTATCCGAATGAAGGTGGGCTGGCCCTGGTGGTGGCGCTGGTGATGGGGATGAGCTGGGCCGCCGCGGCATGGGGCGGGGTGGCGGCCATCACCGGCGCTTATCTAACCGGGCTGTGGATCGCCCGCACGCCGCTGCAGGAGCACATCCCCCAGGGGGTCCAGACCCTGGGGGATGGCTTGTTGATCCCAATCTTCTTTGTGGCCGTGGGCCTGGAAGCGCAGCCTCTGGACCGGGGGATGTTATCCCTTTTCGGGATGGCGCTGCTCCTTCTGGCGGTGCTGAGCAAGGGGCTGGGAGGCGGGTTCGGCGCATGGCTGGGTGGGCTGACTCCCCGGGAGGCGCTTCAGGTGGGTGCTGGGATGGTCTCCCGAGGGGAAGTGGCCCTGGTGATCGCGACGTTGGGCCGCCAGATGGGGATCCTGGGGCCAGGGCTTTATACGGATATCCTCCTGATGACGATGTTCACCACCGTGCTGACGCCCATCCTGCTCCGTCTGACCTTCCTGGAGGGCCCCTGGCCCTTCCCGCTCAGGATCTGGAACCCCGGGGCCCCGGCGTCCCGGGGGATGGGGGAAGACATCGCTCGCCTGCAAGCATCCCGGCGTTGA
- a CDS encoding glycosyltransferase family 39 protein, translating to MTRWLLMLISGLYLILAWNFARQTPPWQVPDEPAHYNYIRFIATAGRLPVLRPGDYDQEYLSAIVSRGFPPELPIDPLRYEFHQPPLYYLLAAPLFLLFGGQLFPLRLFSASLGLLQVLLAFAATRRLFPERPTWALGVAAVFAFLPQHVAMNSGVNNDALAEALILGLWVQLAKELQGHRPRTAWIGGLLLGAGFLTKTTVYPMALVVLVAVGVRIAADRAPRAEAMRRLARWLLPALLLGGIWWARNALTYGWPDLLGLQRHDRVVVGQPRTAEWIARYGLAATLDRFRAFTFQSFWGQFGWMGVVLEARWYLLFAWLTVLGLLGLALHLGREGRRSPVWGWPGRLLAFHLLLTAAAYIGYNLSFVQHQGRYLFPALLPIALGLTVGWLAWLERPAADGLAGACGLGILILGLAGILGRDLPAFPILLMIGTGLVTQIASRFPALRPALALLACLGAFALDLYLALRVIPSAF from the coding sequence ATGACTCGCTGGCTCCTCATGCTGATTTCGGGGCTTTACCTCATCCTGGCCTGGAACTTCGCACGGCAGACGCCGCCGTGGCAGGTGCCGGATGAGCCCGCGCATTACAACTACATCCGCTTCATCGCGACGGCCGGCCGCCTGCCTGTCCTCCGGCCGGGGGATTACGATCAGGAATACCTGAGCGCCATCGTCTCCAGAGGCTTCCCGCCGGAGCTTCCCATCGATCCCCTGCGTTACGAGTTCCACCAGCCCCCGCTTTACTACCTGCTGGCCGCTCCCCTTTTTTTGCTCTTCGGAGGCCAGCTCTTCCCCCTTCGCTTGTTTTCGGCCTCCCTGGGCCTTCTTCAGGTCCTCCTGGCTTTCGCCGCAACCCGTCGCCTGTTCCCGGAACGGCCAACCTGGGCGCTGGGGGTGGCGGCGGTCTTCGCCTTCCTGCCCCAGCACGTGGCGATGAACAGCGGGGTGAACAACGACGCCCTGGCGGAGGCCCTGATCCTGGGGCTCTGGGTGCAGCTGGCGAAGGAGCTTCAAGGCCATCGCCCGCGCACGGCGTGGATCGGGGGCCTGCTCTTAGGGGCCGGCTTCCTGACCAAGACCACCGTCTACCCGATGGCGCTGGTGGTCCTGGTCGCCGTGGGGGTGCGGATCGCTGCGGATCGCGCCCCGCGGGCGGAGGCGATGCGACGCCTGGCGCGCTGGCTGCTCCCCGCCCTCCTCCTGGGAGGGATCTGGTGGGCGCGCAACGCCCTCACCTATGGCTGGCCGGATCTGCTGGGGCTGCAACGGCACGATCGCGTGGTGGTCGGGCAGCCGCGGACGGCAGAATGGATCGCCCGTTACGGGCTGGCGGCGACCCTGGATCGCTTCCGCGCGTTCACCTTCCAGAGCTTCTGGGGGCAGTTCGGCTGGATGGGGGTGGTGCTGGAGGCCCGATGGTATCTTCTCTTCGCCTGGCTGACTGTGCTGGGGCTGCTGGGCCTGGCCCTGCACCTGGGGCGGGAGGGCCGGCGCTCTCCGGTCTGGGGATGGCCCGGGCGGCTTCTGGCGTTTCACCTGCTGCTCACCGCCGCCGCTTACATCGGGTATAACCTCTCCTTCGTCCAGCATCAGGGGCGCTATCTCTTCCCGGCCCTGCTCCCCATCGCCCTGGGCCTCACCGTGGGGTGGCTCGCGTGGCTGGAGCGGCCCGCGGCGGATGGGCTGGCCGGGGCCTGCGGCCTGGGGATCCTGATCCTGGGGCTCGCGGGGATCCTTGGAAGGGATCTTCCGGCCTTCCCCATCCTCCTGATGATCGGGACTGGGCTAGTCACTCAGATAGCGTCGCGATTCCCTGCCCTCCGCCCCGCCCTGGCCCTACTCGCTTGCCTCGGCGCCTTCGCCCTCGATCTCTACCTCGCCCTCCGGGTAATCCCCTCGGCGTTTTGA
- a CDS encoding glutamine synthetase family protein: protein MHSPAVDPNRVLEEARQAGVRFVILRFTDILGAPKGVTIPLEDLPEAIETGKWFDGSAIEGFARVAESDLYLKPDLSTFTILPWTRGQGTTAHVICWVVNRRGERFAGDPRAVLARVMERAARMGYTYVVSPELEFYLFRAEGERFAPAPHDEIGYFDLATDLAYRVRCEMVETLRALGIPAGPGHHEISPGQHEIDFQPADALRMADYLVTARLVIKHIAQAHGLHATFMPKPLEGRAGSGMHTHQSLLRREDGGNAFADPEDDYGLSPLAKAFLAGQIAHARGMCAVLCPLVNSYKRLLGGFEAPPYVSWARINRSALIRIPAIKPGRYQSTRIELRSIDPACNPYLAFAAMLAAGLDGIERRLPLPPPVEEELFPMEAAELEARGIQRLPATLGEALEALEADEVIQEALGPLAAERFLEAKRLEWEAYCRHVSAWEIERYFHVY, encoded by the coding sequence ATGCACAGCCCGGCAGTGGATCCGAACCGCGTGCTTGAGGAAGCCCGCCAAGCGGGCGTCCGGTTTGTCATTCTGCGTTTCACCGATATCCTCGGGGCGCCGAAGGGGGTGACGATCCCCCTGGAAGATCTTCCCGAGGCCATCGAGACTGGGAAGTGGTTTGACGGATCGGCCATCGAGGGGTTCGCCCGGGTGGCGGAGTCGGATCTCTATCTCAAGCCGGACCTCAGCACGTTCACCATCCTGCCCTGGACCCGGGGGCAGGGGACGACGGCCCATGTGATCTGCTGGGTGGTGAACCGGCGGGGGGAGCGCTTCGCCGGGGATCCCCGGGCGGTGCTGGCCCGGGTGATGGAGCGGGCGGCCCGCATGGGCTACACCTACGTGGTGAGCCCCGAGCTGGAGTTCTACCTCTTCCGCGCCGAGGGGGAGCGGTTCGCCCCCGCCCCCCACGATGAGATCGGCTACTTCGATCTGGCCACGGATCTGGCTTACCGGGTCCGCTGCGAGATGGTGGAGACCCTGCGGGCCCTGGGGATCCCGGCCGGGCCGGGCCATCACGAGATCTCCCCCGGCCAGCACGAGATCGACTTCCAACCGGCGGACGCCCTGCGCATGGCCGATTACCTCGTCACCGCCCGGCTGGTCATCAAGCACATCGCCCAGGCCCACGGCCTTCACGCCACCTTCATGCCCAAGCCCCTGGAGGGACGGGCGGGGTCCGGGATGCACACCCATCAGAGCCTGCTCCGCCGGGAGGATGGGGGGAACGCCTTCGCGGATCCGGAGGACGATTACGGCCTTTCGCCCCTGGCCAAGGCCTTCCTGGCGGGGCAGATCGCCCACGCCCGGGGGATGTGCGCGGTGCTCTGCCCGCTGGTCAACTCCTACAAGCGGCTGCTGGGGGGCTTCGAGGCGCCGCCGTACGTCAGCTGGGCCCGCATCAACCGCTCCGCCCTCATCCGCATCCCGGCCATCAAGCCCGGGCGCTATCAATCCACGCGCATCGAGTTGCGGAGCATCGATCCCGCCTGCAACCCTTATCTGGCCTTCGCGGCCATGCTGGCGGCCGGCCTGGATGGCATCGAGCGACGGCTGCCGCTCCCGCCGCCGGTGGAGGAGGAGCTGTTCCCGATGGAGGCGGCGGAGCTGGAGGCGCGGGGGATCCAGCGCCTGCCGGCCACCCTGGGGGAGGCCTTGGAGGCCTTAGAGGCCGACGAGGTAATCCAGGAGGCCCTGGGCCCGCTGGCGGCCGAGCGCTTCCTCGAGGCCAAGCGGCTGGAATGGGAGGCCTACTGCCGCCACGTCAGCGCCTGGGAGATCGAGCGGTATTTCCACGTGTATTGA
- a CDS encoding DUF1232 domain-containing protein, translated as MGRGGSWGRIIRDLWRIWRLWRDPRTPGWVKALPLLVLLYILSPIDFMPDLMIPGLGSLDDLVLALLALRVLLDLAPPAERPPTRSGEVIDATYRVLEE; from the coding sequence ATGGGCCGTGGAGGATCCTGGGGGCGGATCATACGGGATCTGTGGCGGATCTGGCGATTGTGGCGGGATCCCCGGACGCCGGGTTGGGTCAAGGCGCTCCCCCTGTTGGTGTTGCTGTATATCCTCTCTCCCATCGATTTCATGCCCGATCTGATGATCCCCGGCCTGGGCTCTCTGGATGACCTGGTTCTCGCGTTGCTGGCCCTTCGCGTGTTGCTGGATCTGGCCCCGCCGGCCGAGCGTCCCCCCACCCGGAGCGGCGAGGTCATCGACGCCACCTATCGGGTGTTGGAAGAGTGA
- a CDS encoding sigma-54-dependent Fis family transcriptional regulator has protein sequence MQPWAYPLDLPRIRSWWQRFVERRELNPALDPLVAAPWARCAPRMNPQAPPALPCLDEGTLERVRLTLFDLIATARPLMEDLHQFTEGSGLAIALFDPAACVLDVLGDAGIVRAAEAVGLRPGVYWSEGHVGTNAFALALLERTPVQVVGAEHFVALYHDWVTTAAPIYGLDGQPLGAIGVMAPVERAQPDTLGMVMAAARAIENQLQAAENLQESHQYLAELQAILEAIDQVVMVLNTRGEIVRLNRTAARVLGLDPSGILGRPLSSHIQLPPALQNALMDPQVHLETEAALLIDGAPLEGWLTLHAVAEGRHHLGCVLTFRRSEQIHRMVARLVGAQALMTLADIPGRSRAIQQVRQQARAAARTSLPVLLHGEPGTGKGVLARAIHNASTRASGPFIAVSCRAIPRELLAMELLGVEGGTFRNGPSEGRPGKFELAHGGTLYLDEIEALPLELQAAIQRILETGEVMRLGGLRPIPVDVRLIASSSAPLEQLVAEGHFRADLYHLLASMAIHIPPLRERPEDIPLIAEAVFRRLRRGSGRTYRLTEAALQQLKAYPWPGNVRELEHVLERAAALSEDGWIDVIHLPERIVGGTDPERPPDSVRPVEELEREAILRAAIRYRGRVGAMAAALGLSRTTLWRRLKRYGIDPAAFRDRKEKAKGRGEKSFAPTR, from the coding sequence ATGCAACCCTGGGCGTATCCGTTGGACCTCCCTCGGATCCGATCCTGGTGGCAGCGGTTCGTGGAGCGCCGGGAGCTGAACCCGGCCCTGGACCCGCTGGTGGCGGCCCCGTGGGCGCGATGCGCTCCTCGCATGAACCCCCAAGCCCCCCCAGCCCTTCCCTGTCTGGATGAGGGAACCCTGGAGCGGGTGCGGCTCACCCTCTTTGATCTGATCGCCACCGCCCGACCGCTGATGGAGGATCTCCATCAGTTCACCGAGGGCTCGGGGCTGGCCATCGCCCTCTTCGACCCCGCCGCGTGCGTGCTGGACGTCCTGGGGGACGCGGGGATCGTCCGCGCGGCGGAGGCGGTGGGGCTACGACCCGGGGTTTATTGGAGCGAGGGCCACGTGGGCACCAACGCCTTCGCCCTCGCTCTCCTGGAGCGCACCCCCGTGCAGGTCGTCGGAGCCGAACATTTCGTTGCCCTCTATCATGACTGGGTGACCACGGCCGCTCCTATTTACGGCCTGGACGGTCAGCCCCTGGGGGCGATCGGCGTGATGGCGCCGGTGGAACGTGCCCAGCCAGACACCCTGGGGATGGTGATGGCCGCCGCCCGGGCCATCGAGAACCAGCTCCAGGCCGCAGAGAACCTTCAGGAGAGCCATCAGTATCTCGCTGAGCTCCAGGCCATCCTGGAAGCCATCGATCAGGTGGTGATGGTCCTGAACACCCGGGGGGAGATCGTCCGCCTCAACCGCACGGCGGCCCGCGTGCTGGGCCTGGATCCCTCCGGGATCCTGGGACGCCCGCTGAGCAGCCACATCCAGCTCCCCCCTGCCCTCCAGAACGCTCTCATGGACCCCCAGGTCCACCTGGAGACCGAGGCCGCGCTGCTCATCGATGGGGCACCCCTGGAAGGCTGGCTGACCCTCCACGCCGTTGCGGAAGGCCGGCATCATCTGGGGTGTGTGCTCACCTTCCGCCGGAGCGAGCAGATCCACCGCATGGTCGCCCGACTGGTGGGGGCGCAGGCGCTGATGACCCTGGCCGACATCCCCGGCCGTTCCCGGGCCATCCAGCAGGTCCGCCAGCAAGCGCGGGCGGCGGCGCGCACCAGCCTCCCGGTCCTCCTGCACGGGGAGCCGGGGACCGGCAAGGGGGTGCTCGCCCGGGCCATCCACAACGCCAGCACCCGGGCCAGCGGGCCTTTCATCGCCGTCTCATGTCGAGCCATCCCGCGGGAGCTGCTGGCGATGGAACTGCTGGGCGTGGAGGGCGGGACTTTTCGGAACGGGCCGTCGGAAGGGCGGCCGGGGAAGTTCGAGCTGGCCCACGGCGGAACCCTCTATCTGGACGAGATCGAGGCGCTGCCGCTGGAGCTGCAGGCCGCCATCCAGCGCATCCTGGAGACGGGGGAGGTGATGCGCCTGGGCGGCCTGCGCCCCATCCCGGTGGACGTGCGTCTGATCGCCTCCTCCTCGGCTCCCCTGGAGCAGCTGGTGGCGGAAGGGCACTTCCGGGCCGATCTCTATCACCTCCTCGCCAGCATGGCCATTCACATCCCGCCCCTGCGGGAGCGGCCGGAGGACATCCCGCTCATCGCGGAGGCGGTGTTCCGCCGCCTGCGCCGCGGATCCGGGCGAACGTATCGGCTCACCGAGGCGGCCCTGCAACAGCTGAAAGCCTATCCGTGGCCGGGGAACGTGCGGGAGCTGGAGCACGTCCTGGAGCGGGCTGCGGCGTTGAGCGAGGACGGATGGATCGACGTCATCCACCTCCCGGAACGGATCGTGGGCGGAACGGACCCGGAGCGCCCGCCGGATTCCGTCCGACCCGTGGAGGAGCTGGAACGGGAGGCGATCCTGCGGGCTGCGATCCGGTATCGTGGGCGTGTGGGGGCGATGGCGGCCGCCCTGGGCCTCAGCCGCACCACCCTGTGGCGCCGCCTGAAGCGCTACGGCATCGACCCGGCCGCCTTCCGGGACCGCAAGGAGAAAGCGAAAGGTAGGGGCGAAAAGTCTTTCGCCCCTACCCGGTGA
- a CDS encoding helix-turn-helix domain-containing protein, with product MRGVPLRELVETTLPSGTRVLGGRDGMDREVTWATLLRTLPARTAIQRGDLLLFSVDLLFMREPPLSFPALLEVALEREAAGLAVVGPAPEDWGPLADEAGLPLLALPEGISLADLANQIARFITARREALYEIERELQRRFQQAALTGEGLPAILRALEEATGKRTWLEDAEGSPWPDLPGPPEPPPGIPERRAWLRRLPLREEGGEPPVALFGPDAAGRICLAGAVLLERRPVGAICLLGTTGRITERDRLAVAQAAAACALVLIRERSLWSAEARVRGEFLAQVLRGELPEAEARRRARILNEPIEEPAAVAVFRAPEAEGNAERLTEAIRRLTTRFPRCRVQPMAEGIAFVFPPPGGEADPEAVVEGLRAELARALGLSRLAAGVGGVYAGPAGLARSFREAVQSVQMVEALLGGDRTLAYARLDVYRILYPLRESELLEEFYEQVLGPLERYDREHHAELIPTLEAFFACDGNLQRAAERLFLHRNSLAYRLRRIQEITGMDLRRWEDCFRLQLALKIRPMLRRSHAQPGSGSEPRA from the coding sequence ATGCGTGGGGTTCCGTTACGGGAGCTGGTGGAGACCACCCTGCCGTCGGGGACGCGGGTGCTCGGCGGCCGGGACGGGATGGACCGCGAGGTGACGTGGGCCACCTTGCTCCGCACCCTCCCCGCGCGGACGGCGATCCAGCGCGGGGACCTCCTCCTCTTCTCGGTCGACCTGCTCTTCATGCGGGAGCCCCCCCTCTCGTTCCCCGCCCTCCTAGAGGTGGCCCTGGAGCGGGAGGCGGCCGGACTGGCGGTGGTCGGGCCGGCCCCGGAGGACTGGGGCCCGCTGGCCGATGAGGCGGGCCTTCCGCTCTTGGCGTTGCCGGAAGGGATCAGCCTGGCGGACCTGGCCAATCAGATCGCCCGCTTCATCACGGCCCGCCGGGAGGCCCTCTATGAGATCGAGCGGGAGCTCCAGCGCCGGTTCCAGCAGGCGGCCCTGACCGGCGAGGGGCTCCCGGCCATCCTGCGGGCGTTGGAGGAAGCGACAGGAAAACGGACGTGGCTGGAGGACGCCGAGGGGAGCCCGTGGCCGGACCTCCCCGGGCCCCCGGAGCCCCCGCCGGGCATCCCGGAGCGTCGGGCTTGGCTGCGGCGCCTGCCCCTGCGGGAGGAAGGAGGGGAGCCCCCGGTGGCCCTGTTCGGGCCGGATGCCGCGGGGCGGATCTGCCTGGCCGGGGCGGTGCTCTTAGAGCGGCGGCCGGTCGGAGCGATCTGTCTGCTCGGGACTACCGGGAGGATCACCGAGCGGGACCGTCTGGCGGTGGCCCAGGCGGCCGCGGCCTGCGCTTTGGTGCTGATCCGGGAACGTTCGCTGTGGTCGGCGGAGGCCCGGGTCCGGGGGGAGTTCCTGGCCCAGGTGTTGCGCGGGGAGCTCCCGGAGGCGGAGGCCCGCCGTCGGGCCCGCATCCTCAACGAGCCCATCGAGGAGCCGGCGGCGGTGGCCGTGTTCCGGGCACCGGAGGCGGAGGGGAACGCGGAGCGCCTCACCGAGGCCATCCGCCGCCTCACCACCCGCTTCCCCCGCTGTCGGGTCCAGCCGATGGCCGAGGGGATTGCCTTCGTGTTCCCGCCTCCGGGTGGGGAGGCGGATCCGGAGGCCGTGGTGGAGGGCCTGCGGGCGGAGCTGGCCCGCGCCCTGGGCCTCTCGCGCTTGGCGGCTGGGGTGGGCGGGGTCTACGCCGGCCCCGCCGGCCTGGCCCGTTCCTTCCGCGAGGCGGTCCAATCCGTGCAGATGGTGGAGGCCCTGCTGGGGGGGGACCGCACCCTGGCCTACGCGCGGCTTGACGTCTACCGCATCCTTTACCCCCTGCGGGAGAGCGAGCTCCTGGAGGAGTTCTACGAGCAGGTCCTCGGCCCTCTGGAGCGATATGACCGGGAGCATCACGCCGAGCTGATCCCCACGTTGGAGGCCTTCTTCGCCTGCGATGGGAACCTGCAGCGCGCGGCCGAGCGCCTGTTCCTGCACCGCAACTCCCTGGCCTATCGGCTCCGGCGGATCCAGGAGATCACCGGGATGGATTTGCGACGCTGGGAGGATTGTTTCCGATTGCAGCTGGCCCTCAAAATCCGACCCATGTTGAGGAGGTCCCATGCACAGCCCGGCAGTGGATCCGAACCGCGTGCTTGA
- a CDS encoding ammonium transporter, which yields MHGWRRRVVIALIITVLTAIALHSPALAQGSGPENEAVEAVKEELGRAINFAWTLIAAFLVFFMQAGFAM from the coding sequence ATGCATGGGTGGCGTCGACGGGTAGTCATCGCGTTGATCATAACCGTTCTGACCGCGATTGCGCTGCACTCCCCGGCGCTGGCGCAGGGATCCGGCCCGGAGAACGAAGCCGTAGAGGCCGTGAAGGAGGAGCTGGGCCGTGCGATCAACTTCGCTTGGACGCTGATCGCCGCTTTCCTGGTGTTCTTCATGCAGGCCGGGTTTGCGATGTAG